The genomic segment TACGCGTTACTGTCATGATGCTCTGCTGAGGAAAAAAATAAAGCCGCTTATCCCACCGCGAAGTGGTGCGCAATATTGGCCAGCTCGATACCATGAGCGTAACCATGCGGTGGCAAATCAGCATCTGAGCGGCAATAACGATACCTGGAAAAAGAAAGTAGGTTATCACCGGCGTTCACTGGCTGAAACGGCCATGTTCCGGTTTAAAATACTTCTGGGTGGTCATCTGAGTCTGCATGACTATGACGCGCAGGTAGGTGAGGCAATGGCAATGGTTAAAGCACTTAACCGGATCACACTGTTAGGAATGCCAAACAGCGTCCGCATCATGTAACAATCGCCCTGATAGGAAGGAAGTCGTCACAAATTTCGGATTTATTCAACAAAGCGTCTTTTGGTGAGAAATATAGCTACAACGGCTTTAATGATTTATGGACAAAAGCACGGAATGAGGCTGGTAAGAGGTTGGAGAAAAGCCTCGACTTTACTTTTCATGACTTAAAAGCTAAGGGCATCTCAGATTATCAGGGCTCGACGAAAGATAAACAACTTTTCAGCGGTCATAAGACGGAATCACAGGTTCTAGTCTATGACAAAAAGGTAAGCGTAACCCCATCTCTCGACCGCCCTTTGGTAAGCGATAAGTCGAAAATACGCTAACTCAACGCTAACAGCGTTTTTAGTAACATAAAAGAAACGCTGTAACTCATTGAAAAGTGGCGGAGAGACAGGGATTTGAACCCTGGAAGGGATTGCTCCCTTAATGGTTTTCGAGACCGTCCCGTTCAGCCGCTCCGGCATCTCTCCTTTTTTGCGGTTGCTATCATGCCCTGTTTTGCGGCATTTTAACAGTATTAATCCGCCCTCACGATTCAAGTGACGACTTATCGAGCAACATGATGATCAAATGGCCATGGCAAAGCACGCATCCCGCCAGCTCAGATGAAACGAACTGGGATCGGGCGGTATCAATCCCGCTATTTAGCCCGCTCTCGGTCAATGAGCCGCTTTGTTGAATAAATCCGAAATTTGTGACGACTTCCTCCCTATCAGGGCGATTGTTACATGATGCGGACGCTGTTTGGCATTCCTAACAGCGTGATCCGGTTAAGCGCTTTGGCCATTGCCATAGCCTCACCTACCTGCGCGTCATAGTCATGCAGACTCAGATGACCACCCAGAAGTGTTTTAAACCGGAACATGGCCGTTTCAGCCAGTGAACGCCGGTGATGACCTACTTTCTTTTTCCAGGTATCGTTATTGCCGCTCAGATGCTGATTTGCCACCGCATGGTTACGCTCATGGTATCGAGCTGGCCAATATTGCGCACCACTTCGCGGTGGGATAAGCGGCTTTATTTTTTTCCTCAGCAGAGCATCATGACAGTAACGCGTATCGTAAGCACTGTCAGCCGACGCTTCCCTGATTTTCCGGTGGGTTTGGTTAATCAGCCCGGGCAGCGCCTGCGCATCTGTCGTACCGCTTAGCGATAAATCGGCACAGATAATTTCATGTGTCGCGCTATCTACTGCCAGATGAAGCTTGCGCCATACTCTGCGCCTCTCAGCCCCATGCTGCCTGACTTTCCATTCGCCTTCGCCGAAGATTTTCAGGCCGGTGCCATCGATGACCAGGTGTGAGATTTCGCCGCGGGTTGGCGTTTTTATGCTGATGTCGACGGTTTTTGCTCGCCGGCTGACCAGAGAGTAATCTGGGCAGCGCAGCGACAGCCCCATCAGTTTCAAAATCGCGTCAACGAAACCCTGTAACGCCCGGAGCGAAAGATTAAACACGCGCTTTATCATCAGAACCGTGGTAATGGCCATATCGGTGTAGTGAAGCGGCCGGCCACGATGTTCAGGTGGTGTACTCTCAGTCCATGCAGCAATGGCTGACTCATCAAGCCATACTGTCAGGTCCCCCCGCTGCCTAAGCGCATTGTTGTATGCGGGCCAGTTGGTGATTTTAAACTTTTGCTTTGCCATGGGGACCTGATGTTGAAACGAATGTAGTGATCAGAGCCGCCAGTCACCTAAAAGTTCGATTTATTCAACAAAGCCTCAATGAGCAGCAAAAACTGGTGGCGCTGGCAAAGAAATTTCTGCGGCAAAAGAAACTCGTTCCCTTGCAGACACTGGAATTGCATGCCCAGCAGCGGGCGCGCATTGCGCTGTTATTTTCCTTACCGGTGCTTGAGTTGGGGCTGGAATGGTTAGACGGCTTCCATGAAGTATTGATCTACCCGGCGCCCTTCGTGGTGGCCGATAGCTGGCAGGATGATTTTGGCCTGGTACACCAGGGCGAGGTGGTTCATTCCCGGCAAAGCTGGGATCAAGGCCCGGTGGTCCTCAACTGGCTCGAAATTCAGGATTCCTTTGATTTGTCGGGTTTCAATTTGGTTATCCATGAAACCGCTCACAAACTCGATTTACGTAACGCGGGCGTCGTCAATGGCGTGCCACTTATCCCGTTACGGGAGATCGCCCGCTGGGAACAGCTGCTCCATGGCGCCATGGCGGACCTACAGGATGAGGTTGAGCTGGTTGGGGAAGACGCGGCCAGCATGGATGCCTATGCTGCAAGCGACCCTGCGGAGTGCTTTGCCGTATTGTCGGAATACTTTTTCAGCTCTCCCGAACTGCTGGCGGAGCGATTCGGCGATCTTTACGGCTATTTCGTCCGCTTTTACCGTCAGGACCCGCTTTCAAGGCTCACAGCCTTGCGCGCCGGTCGCAGGCAGGATGCGCGCAGCCTGACCCAGGCGCCGGATTAAGCCAGCGCAAGCCCGTGATGTGGGCGCGATGGCTAGGTCTCAACAGCGCCTCTTGCCTCAATCTGGCGCTGAAAATCACCAATTCGGCTAAGCCTTGCGCAATTGCGCGATTTCATTCGGTTATCCGTTGACACCCCTTCGGTGTCCCGCTATGATTCGCCCCTTTCTCGCGATTCCTCTGTAGTTCAGTCGTGTAGAACGACGGACTGTTAATCCGTATGTCACTGGTTCGAGTCCAGTCAGAGGAGCCAAGATTCTTGAAAAGCCCGCTTCAGGGAACTGAAGCGGGCTTTTTGCTTTCGCCGGTATCTGACCCTCGGTAAACAGCGAAAAGCGGATGTAGCAACAACTGATGCAGTTGGCGTTGACGCATGAATGTCACTCTAGAGTGTACGCGCTATAGGCTATAAAGCGTTGAAAGGGATGGCGTCTCCCGCTCTAATGTCGCGGCTACGCATTGAAGACGCAGCCGGCAAGAATGTTAACTTTGTTTGTTCTGGTAGAGATCCCAGCGGTTGCCAAAGAGGTCTTCAAATACCAGAGCCCGTACCGGATTCTGTGTAAATACCTTTTCTCAGAAGTGACCATCCAGGCGGTCACCGAACTCGATAATAAAGCGGCTCATTGCCATGCGCCAGTCCCTCAAAGGCATTGTCCATTTCTGTGAGGCCGCCTGTATCGCCAGCCACACCACCTTTTTCACTGCGTCGTCGGTCGGGAACACCTTGCGCTTTTTGATGGCATGCCGGATCACGCTGTTTAACGACTCGATGGCGTTGGTCGTGTAGATCCTTGCGGATGTCCGTTGGGTAGGCAAAGAACGTGGCCAGATTGGCCCAGTTTGCCTGCCAGCTTCGACTTATTTGCGGGTAACGGATGTCCCAGGCACTGGAGAACGCTTCCAGCGCCTGCAAGCCGGCTTCTTCCGTAGGGGCCTGATAGATAGCTTTCAGGTCGTGGGTGACGGCCTTGTAGTCCTTCCAGGAGACGAACCGCAGGCTGTTGCGCACCATATGCACGATACACAGCTGGAGCCGCGCCTCCGGATACACCGCGTTAATAGCGTCAGGGAAACCTTTCAGCCCGTCTACGCAGGCGATAAGGATATCGTTCAGGCCGCGGTTTTTCAGCTCTGTCAGCACGTTCAGCCAGAACTTTGCGCCTTCATTTTCGGCCAGCCACATACCTAGCAACTCTTTCTGGCCTTCGATGTTGATGCCCTGCGCCAGGAACACAGATTTGTTGATGATGCGGCTGTCCTGCCGGACTTTTAGAACGATACAGTCAAGATAAACAATGGGATAGACTGCATCCAGAGGCCGGTTTTGCCATTCGACAACCTGCTCCATGACCGCATCGGTGACCTTTGAGACCAGCGTCGGCGAGACATCGGCGTCATACAGCTCTTTGAACGCGGCGGCGATCTCGCGGGTGGTCATCCCTTTGGCGTACAACGATAAAATCTGGTTATCCATCCCGGTAATCCGGGTCTGGTTCTTCTTCACCAGTTGCGGTTCAAAGGAACCGTCACGATCGCGCGGAGTACGCCGCGCCAGCGGGCCATCGCCAGTGGTAACGGTTTTTGTGGAATAGCCGTTGCGGGCGTTGGTCCCCGGTTTAGGCTGATTTTTATCGTAGCCGAGGTGATGGGTCATTTCGGCATTGAGAGCTGCTTCGACGCTGATTTTTTTCAGCAGCCGATCGAAGTGACTGATGATCTTCAGAGGTTTTGAGATTTTTGGCCAGTTCGTTAGCCAGAGCCTGCAACTGTTTTTCGTCCATAAATTAACCTGTTTTTGATGTTGGATTGAACATATCAAAATCAGGCAAATACACAAATTTCTAAACAGGCTCGGTCCTGCGCAACGATAGCGTGCTGCGCGGCACGGCCATTGGCGCCATTATTCTCACCGATAGCCAGATCGATCACTGCGCCGGGCTGCTCAGTCTGCGCGAAGGATGCCCGCACGATGTCTGGTGTACGCACGAGGTGTACGACGATTTAACCGAGGGTTTTCCGGTATTCACCCTTTTGCAACACTGGAACGGCGGCCTGCGTCACCATGCCTTAACGTCAGAGCAGCCGTTTGCCGTTAAGGTGTGCCCGGCACTCCGATTTACCGCCATTCCGCTACTGAGCAATGCGCCGCCCTACTCGCGTTATCGCGACCGGCCGCTGCCGGGCCACAATATCACCTTGCTGGTGGAAGACAGCCGCAGCGGCAAACGGCTGTTTTATGCCCCCGGGCTCGGCGAACCGACGCCCGCCTTACTTGCCTGGATGCGTCACGCCGATTGCCTACTGCTGGACGACACGCTGTGGACGGACGATGAAATGCAGACCGCCGGCGTGGGCACCCATCGCGGTCAGGAGATGGGTCATTTGGCGCTCGGCGGCGAACAAGGCTTGCTGGCGATGTTCAGCGAGATGCCCGCCGAGCGCAAAATCGTTATTCATATTAACAATACCAATCCCATCCTTGACGATGCTTCGCCGGAGCGCCGGCGGCTTATGCAGCAGGGCATCGAGGTGAGCTGGGACGATATGCACATCGAATTATAGGAATTGCCCATGGACCAAACCCTAGCCGCCCCGCTTTCCCCTGATGCCTTTGAACAGGCGTTAAGGGATAAAGGGGCCTATTATCACATCCACCATCCTTACCATATTGCGATGCATAGCGGTCAGGCTACACGGGCGCAGATCCAGGGGTGGGTGGCAAACCGCTTTTATTACCAGGTTTCGATCCCCCTTAAAGACGCCGCCATCATGGCCAATTTCCCCGACCCGGCGGTGCGTCGGCAATGGATCCAGCGCATTTTGGATCACGACGGCCGCGAGGGCCAGGAAGGCGGCATGGATGCCTGGCTGCGGCTGGGCGAGGCGGTCGGTTTGGCACCGGAGGAGCTGCTGTCGCAGCGGCGGGTGTTGCCAGGGGTGCGTTTCGCGGTGGACGCCTATGTCAATTTTGCCCGCCGCGCCTGCTGGCAAGAAGCGGCCTGCAGCTCGTTGACCGAACTGTTCGCACCGCATATCCATCAGTCGCGCCTGGACAGTTGGCCGCAGCACTATCCCTGGATTGACGGCGCGGGCTACAATTATTTCCGCAACCGCCTGAGCCAGGCGAATCGCGATGTGGAGCACGGTCTGCAGCTGGCGCTGACGTACTTCCGTACCTACGAATCGCAACAGCGGATGCTGCAAATCCTGCAGTTCAAGCTGGACATTCTTTGGAGCATGCTTGATGCAATGAGCATGGCCTATGAACTCCATCGCCCCCCTACCACACGGTAACCGCACAACCGGTTTGGCACCACGGAGGGCTGGTATGAACCCGGTGGGTCGTGAGGCTGTGCCCGCCTTTCGCCACGGCTTTCGCCTGCAGTGGGAAGCGGTACAGAATTGCCATGTGGTGCTGTACCCGGAGGGCATGGTCAAGCTCAACGACAGCGCCGCCGCCATTCTGCTGCTGGTGGATGGCGAACGACGTATCAGCGAAATAATCGACCAGCTTGCCGCCCGTTTCCCGGCGGCGGGCGATATTGGCGCCGACATCGACGAATTTATGCAGAGGGCGTATGAACAAAAATGGATCCGCTTTAACGACTGAGGCGGCCGCACAGGTTAATCCACCGCTGTGGCTGCTGGCGGAATTGACCTTTCGCTGTCCGCTACAGTGCCCCTATTGTTCCAATCCGCTGGATTTCGCCCAGCAAGATCAAGAGCTAACCACCGGGCAGTGGATCGAGGTTTTTCGCCAGGCGCGCGAGCTAGGCAGCGTTCAGCTCGGCTTTTCCGGCGGGGAGCCGCTGGTGCGCCAGGATTTGGGCGAACTCATCGGCGCGGCGTCGCAAATGGGATTTTACACCAATTTGCTGACCTCCGGCATCGGCCTGAGCGAGAAAAAGATCGCCCGTTTCGCTCGCGCCGGGCTGAATCATATCCAACTCAGTTTCCAGGCCAGCGACGAGACGCTTAACACCGCGCTGGCGGAATCGGCAAAGGCGTTCCAACAAAAACTGGCGATGGCGCACGCCGTGAAAGCCCATGGCTATCCCATAGTGCTCAATTTTGTACTGCATCGACACAATATCGATCAGATCGATCGCATTATTGAACTCTGCCTGCAATTGGAGGCCGACGATGTCGAGCTGGCGACCTGTCAATTTTACGGCTGGGCCAAACTCAATCGCGCCGGCCTGCTGCCCACCCGCGAGCAAATCGAACGGGCTGAACAGGTGGTCAATCGTTATCGTACGCGCATGAAAGCCGAAGGCAATCTGACCCGGCTGCTGTTTGTGACCCCGGACTATTATGAAGAGCATCCCAAAGGCTGCATGGGCGGCTGGGGCGCGCTGTTTATGTGCGTAAAGCCCGACGGCACCGCCCTGCCCTGCCATAGCGCCAGGCAGCTCCCGGTCCGGTTCCCCTCGGTGCGCGAACATGACTTACGCCATATCTGGTATCACTCGTTCGGCTTCAATCGGTTTCGCGGCCAGGACTGGATGCCCGAGCCGTGCCGCTCCTGCGATGAAAAAGAGAAGGATTTCGGCGGCTGTCGCTGCCAGGCATTTCTTCTAACGGGCGATGCCGCCAATGCCGATCCGGTCTGCGCCAAATCGCCCCATCACGACAAAATCCTGGCCGCGCGCGAGGAAGCCTACACCACCAAAATTCGTATTGGCGAACTGAATTTCCGCAACCGCTCCACGTCGCAGCTGTTTGCCAAGCCGTGAGCGCCTCGTGATGAGCGCGTCTGTCTCCCGTGACGCGGCCTGTGCCGCCTGGCAATTGCCCAACGGCCTAGCGGTACGGGTGCTCAGCACGCCGGGGAAGCCGCGCGCCGCCGCCCTGCTATCCGTGGCGGCCGGCTGCCATAACGAACCGCAGGCGTGGCCCGGTCTCGCGCATCTACTGGAGCATGTCCTGTTCGGTGACAGCCAGCAGTACCGCGGTGCCGAACGTCTGATGCCCTGGACGGAAGCCGCCGGCGGCCAGGTCAATGCCAGCACCGAAGCGGCCAGTACGCAGTTTTTCTTTGAGGTGCCGGCAGCGGCGCTGCAGCGCGCTGCGCACCTATCATCAGCGCTTCTTTCATGCCACCAACATGACACTGTGGTTGCAGGGACCGCAAAGCGAGCAAGCCCTGCGCGCTATCGCCGTCGCCTGCGCCCCGGCACTTTTAGTGCGTCCCCCTGGCCACCCCCCTGCCGGTCCGCCGCCCTTGAATTGGCGCCTGGCCGGCCCGCTGACGCTCCGTTGTCCCGACATGCCGCGCCTGGTGCTGGCTTTTGCGGTGACGGACATGCCCGCAGGGGCATCCGCGCCGCTGCCGCTGTTTAGGCAATTGTTGCAGGATGAGGCCGCCGGCAGCCTGCTGGATCACTTGCGCGGGCGCGGGTTATGCGACGGAGTGCGGCTGCTGCCTTGCTATCAGAACGCCGATCAAGGGATCGTGGCGCTGGTGTTTTCTTTACTGCCGGGCGGCGTAACGCGTGGGGGAGAGATTGCCGCGCTGCGGCACTACGCCGGATTGGCGGACGCGGCGCTTGCACGCTTATCGCTGCGGCTGGGTGACGACGGCGCTACACAGTCGGCACCCCCCTCTGGCGCGCCGTCAGGGCACTCTCACGCGACAGCGGCAGGTCTAAAGACCGAATCACACCCGCCTCCCGACACCGCCTTTCGTTTTTTCCCCTTCCCGGCACCAAAAGCGCCTGTCCTACAGCCCGACCGCGCAGTCAGGCTGCGTTATCTCCCGGCGTCGCGCCGGCGCGCCGTGCTGTTGCTGTGCCCGTAGACGGCAGGACACTGGGACGAGCGCCTGGGCTACCGTATTCAGTGCGCCCTGCGACCAGTAGCGGGCGCGCTGGCGCATCGAGGAGGGCTGCTGTCGTTCCAGCCTGAAGCGGGCCGCTGGACGCTGCTGCTCAGCGCGGCGCCGGCGCATATGCCGACCGCGCTGGCGCACACCATTGACCGCCTGCGATCGTTGACGGCGTATGATATCCAACAGGGGCTTTGGAGCCGGCAGGCGCACCGGGGGCATATGGGGGCGGAAATACCGGCACGGGCATTGCTGCATGCGCTGTCGCTGTGGCTGAACGCGCCTTTGCCGGCGGCCGACGAGCGTCCGCTCACGCCGGGAAGCATCAGCATCGACGCAATGCGCTGGGAAGCGCTGCTCTACGGCGGCGAGTCAGACCCTGTGGCGCGTCTGCTCGCCAGGTTTCCTGGCAGCGTGGTCCCGCCTGTCCGTCCGGCCCCGGCGCCGCGGCCGCCGGCCTCCTGGCTTGAGGTGAACACCGCTAATCCCGAGGCGGCGCTGCTGCTATTTTGCCCGGCGCCGGCGCGGTCGATGCCGGCAAACGCCGCCTGGCGGCTACTGGCGCTGCTGTATCAGTCGCGTTTTTTCCAGCGCCTGCGGGTGGATCAGCAGATTGGCTATATTGTTAGCTGCCGGTTCTATACCGCCGCGGAACAGGACGGCAACGGCCCTCACCCCCCGAACGCTGCTGCGCTACCACCAGCGTCTGCTGCGGGAAAACGAACGTTGGTGGCGGCTGAGTAATCAGAGGTCATCCGCTTAGCCCTGGTGCGCGCCGACGTTGCCGTATCTCCTGCTGCGCCCCGGCAGGCAATTACCTCCCCGGCCATAAAAATAACCGCACGGCATCGCCGGTCACGAGATAAAAACGGGCCTGTTTTTCCCGTTCTGCGCTGCTGATGAGGGCAAAGCGCACCGCAGCCCGTTAACTCCGTACGCTAAACCCACTCGCGCCCTTTAAAGGTCGTCTTCGCTATTATCAGCCAGCACTGTCATTGATTAAATAGCTTATCAATTCCTCACGCTAACAAAGAAAGTAAAAGCACGGGAAAATAAACCAACAAAAAAATAAATGCATCCATTAAATGAGTACATAAGGTTTTTTATTTCCGCCGTCAAAACGGCTTTAGACAATATCCGTTACCGTTACAGACAAATTATTTACTTAATTTTAGGAATGTTTTAAGCAGCAGTTGAAAAAAAGGTATTCTTGCCTCAACAGGGCCTTGGCGAAAATGATTTTTACGCCACGCTGAACGATAGCGGGATAATTCTCCGCTGCCGGAGGAGTATTTAACCAATTCAGTGCGGCAACGCACGCTATTACCCGCCGCCCAATCTCTGCGGCTACGCTGTTCGGCTTTGCCACGGTGGCGCGCTCAATGAACGGTGGCGAGGAACGCGGTTTTATTGCATTCCCTGTCATTTAATTGGTAATTAATGTCGTATTGACAACATTACGCTATAACACTTTCGGCGATCGCTGCATCACGCCGTCAATATAAACACACTATAAGGTTAATACCCCATGAAAAGATCTTTGTTATTGATGACGCCGCTGTTGTTGGCCGGCATGAGTCTTTCCGCTTTCGCCGCCCAGCCTATTACGCGGCAGGACGCCGTAAATAAACAGGCCTTGGGCACCATCTCCGTCACCGGCGCCGCGAATTTAGATGAATTAGAGCGCAATATCGCGCAAAAAGCGGATCGGGCCGGCGCAAAATATTATGTGATTATCGCCACCACCGGAAAAAATCGGCTGCACGGCGACGCCTTGCTATACCAATAATAGCTTCGCTCCGTCATTCTTGGCAGCTTGATCGCAATCTGGCGATAGACCCGGCGCTGGCGCTCGCCCCTCCCGCGTCTTTCAGGTTATGATGCCCCAGAACTGTATCCACCCTAGAGGCGAAAATGACGGCATGGGATCCGGCGCTTCCGTGCTACATATGGGCACGTAATGATGCGCTCATGCGCGATTATCACGACACGGAATGGGGCGTGCCGTAGCATGACGGCCGCATGCTGTGGGAAATGCTGATGCTGGAAGGCTTTCAAGCCGGGTTGTCCTGGATTACCGTGCTGCGAAAACGCGCGGCTTTCCGCGAAGCGTTTTGCGGCTTTGACCCACGCCAGGTGGCCGCGTTCACCGAGCAGGGCGTACAACGCCTGCTGGCCGATGCGGGTATTATCCGCGCTCGCGCGAAAATTGAGGCGACGATCGCCGGCGCCCGCCTCTATTGCCACATGGCGGCCCACGGGGAATCATTCAGCGACTTTTGCTGGCATTTCACCGGCGGTCAGGTGCTGAAAGGCGACGGCGTCACGCAGGTCGCCTCGACGCCGCTTTCAACACGGATTTCCTCTGAGCTGAAAAAACGCGGCTTTAAATTTGTAGGGCCGACGATTGTTTACGCCTGGATGCAGGCCGTCGGAATAGTGAATGATCACAGCGCCGAATGCTTCTGCCGAGAGCGGCGGGCCCCCCACCGCTAATCCAGAGCATTGCCAACGGGGCGCTGTTCGCCCCGCATGGCTTGGGGTGACATCTTCGCAGGCGGCAAGCCCGCTATTGTCGCTGCAAATGGCTTGGAGCATCCTCCTGCTCGCACGGCGCCAGACGGTCCGCATGATAACCGCCGGCGCAAGCGGTTCAGCCGCAGGGTTAGCCTTGCCGGGCGCTTTGCACGCTCTCAGCCAACGCGCCGTCCAGCGCGCCCACCAACCAGTCGATATCCCCTGACTGAAACGCCAGCGGCGAACGCAAT from the Candidatus Sodalis pierantonius str. SOPE genome contains:
- the bhsA gene encoding multiple stress resistance protein BhsA, which codes for MKRSLLLMTPLLLAGMSLSAFAAQPITRQDAVNKQALGTISVTGAANLDELERNIAQKADRAGAKYYVIIATTGKNRLHGDALLYQ
- the mtfA gene encoding DgsA anti-repressor MtfA; the protein is MIRAASHLKVRFIQQSLNEQQKLVALAKKFLRQKKLVPLQTLELHAQQRARIALLFSLPVLELGLEWLDGFHEVLIYPAPFVVADSWQDDFGLVHQGEVVHSRQSWDQGPVVLNWLEIQDSFDLSGFNLVIHETAHKLDLRNAGVVNGVPLIPLREIARWEQLLHGAMADLQDEVELVGEDAASMDAYAASDPAECFAVLSEYFFSSPELLAERFGDLYGYFVRFYRQDPLSRLTALRAGRRQDARSLTQAPD
- a CDS encoding insulinase family protein; protein product: MTLWLQGPQSEQALRAIAVACAPALLVRPPGHPPAGPPPLNWRLAGPLTLRCPDMPRLVLAFAVTDMPAGASAPLPLFRQLLQDEAAGSLLDHLRGRGLCDGVRLLPCYQNADQGIVALVFSLLPGGVTRGGEIAALRHYAGLADAALARLSLRLGDDGATQSAPPSGAPSGHSHATAAGLKTESHPPPDTAFRFFPFPAPKAPVLQPDRAVRLRYLPASRRRAVLLLCP
- the pqqD gene encoding pyrroloquinoline quinone biosynthesis peptide chaperone PqqD gives rise to the protein MGREAVPAFRHGFRLQWEAVQNCHVVLYPEGMVKLNDSAAAILLLVDGERRISEIIDQLAARFPAAGDIGADIDEFMQRAYEQKWIRFND
- a CDS encoding IS5-like element ISSoEn1 family transposase; this encodes MAKQKFKITNWPAYNNALRQRGDLTVWLDESAIAAWTESTPPEHRGRPLHYTDMAITTVLMIKRVFNLSLRALQGFVDAILKLMGLSLRCPDYSLVSRRAKTVDISIKTPTRGEISHLVIDGTGLKIFGEGEWKVRQHGAERRRVWRKLHLAVDSATHEIICADLSLSGTTDAQALPGLINQTHRKIREASADSAYDTRYCHDALLRKKIKPLIPPRSGAQYWPARYHERNHAVANQHLSGNNDTWKKKVGHHRRSLAETAMFRFKTLLGGHLSLHDYDAQVGEAMAMAKALNRITLLGMPNSVRIM
- the pqqE gene encoding pyrroloquinoline quinone biosynthesis protein PqqE, which encodes MNKNGSALTTEAAAQVNPPLWLLAELTFRCPLQCPYCSNPLDFAQQDQELTTGQWIEVFRQARELGSVQLGFSGGEPLVRQDLGELIGAASQMGFYTNLLTSGIGLSEKKIARFARAGLNHIQLSFQASDETLNTALAESAKAFQQKLAMAHAVKAHGYPIVLNFVLHRHNIDQIDRIIELCLQLEADDVELATCQFYGWAKLNRAGLLPTREQIERAEQVVNRYRTRMKAEGNLTRLLFVTPDYYEEHPKGCMGGWGALFMCVKPDGTALPCHSARQLPVRFPSVREHDLRHIWYHSFGFNRFRGQDWMPEPCRSCDEKEKDFGGCRCQAFLLTGDAANADPVCAKSPHHDKILAAREEAYTTKIRIGELNFRNRSTSQLFAKP